One window of Camelina sativa cultivar DH55 chromosome 4, Cs, whole genome shotgun sequence genomic DNA carries:
- the LOC104783079 gene encoding cytochrome P450 704C1-like → MEILTSIAVTLVTTIFILVSFTIYLTIRIFTGKSRNDKRYVPVHATVFDLLSHSDDLYDYQTEIARTKPTFRFLSPGQSEILTADPRNVEHILKTRFHYYSKGPSTRENLADLLGHGIFAVDGEKWKQQRKLASFEFSTRVLRDFSCSVFRTSASKLVGCVTEFALSGKAFDAQDMLMRCTLDAIFKVGFGVELQCLDGLSKEGEEFMEAFDESNVATSSRYIDPLWKLKWFLNIGSQSKLKKSIATIDRFVYSLITTKRKDLAKEHNTAVREDILSRFLVESEKDPENMNDKYLRDIILSFMIAGKDTSAASLSWFLYMLCINPLVQERVVQEIRDVTSSHEKTTDVDGFVESINEEALDQMQYLHAALSETLRLYPPLPVDMRCAETDDVLPDGYRVRKGDNIYYLAYAMGRMTYIWGQDAEEFKPERWLKDGVFQPESPFKFITFHAGPRICLGKDFAYRQMKIVSMALLHFFRFKMADEKSNVCYKRMLTLHVEGGLYLCAIPRTST, encoded by the exons atggagATTTTGACGAGCATAGCTGTTACACTAGTAACAACCATCTTCATACTTGTTTCTTTCACTATCTACCTCACGATCAGAATCTTCACCGGAAAATCACGAAACGACAAGAGATATGTTCCGGTACACGCCACGGTCTTCGATCTTCTCTCCCACAGTGATGATTTGTACGATTACCAGACTGAGATCGCGAGGACAAAGCCTACTTTCAGGTTCTTGAGTCCAGGACAGAGCGAGATATTAACTGCAGATCCTCGGAACGTGGAGCATATTCTCAAGACAAGATTCCATTACTATAGTAAAGGGCCAAGTACTCGTGAAAATCTTGCGGATCTTTTGGGACATGGTATCTTTGCTGTTGATGGTGAGAAATGGAAACAACAGAGGAAGCTTGCGAGCTTTGAGTTCTCTACTAGGGTTTTAAGAGACTTTAGCTGCTCTGTTTTTAGGACAAGTGCATCTAAGCTTGTCGGTTGTGTCACGGAGTTTGCTCTCTCCGGAAAAGCTTTTGATGCTCAA GATATGTTGATGAGATGTACACTGGACGCCATCTTTAAAGTTGGGTTTGGTGTGGAGTTACAATGTTTGGATGGGCTTAGCAAAGAAGGGGAGGAGTTTATGGAAGCTTTTGATGAAAGTAACGTTGCAACTAGTTCCAGATACATCGATCCACTTTGGAAGCTGAAATGGTTTCTCAACATTGGATCACAGTCTAAGCTCAAGAAGAGCATTGCTACTATAGATAGATTTGTCTATAGTCTAATTACCACTAAAAGGAAAGATCTTGCAAAGGAACACAACACT GCTGTTAGAGAGGACATACTATCGAGATTTCTTGTGGAGAGTGAGAAAGATCCGGAGAACATGAATGATAAGTACCTGAGGGATATAATTCTGAGCTTCATGATTGCTGGGAAGGACACAAGCGCTGCATCACTCTCTTGGTTCTTGTACATGCTCTGCATAAACCCACTTGTTCAGGAGAGAGTCGTACAAGAAATAAGAGATGTGACATCAAGTCACGAGAAAACAACCGATGTAGATGGTTTCGTTGAAAGTATAAACGAAGAGGCTCTTGATCAGATGCAGTATCTCCATGCAGCCTTGTCTGAGACCTTGCGGCTTTACCCTCCTCTGCCTGTG GACATGAGGTGTGCAGAAACTGATGACGTTCTTCCAGATGGATATAGAGTGAGGAAAGGGGATAATATTTACTACTTAGCCTATGCAATGGGGAGAATGACTTACATTTGGGGTCAAGATGCGGAGGAATTCAAGCCAGAGAGATGGCTTAAGGACGGCGTGTTCCAACCAGAATCACCATTCAAATTCATAACATTTCAT GCTGGTCCAAGAATCTGTCTTGGCAAAGATTTCGCATACAGGCAAATGAAGATTGTATCGATGGCACTTCTGCACTTCTTTCGCTTCAAAATGGCTGATGAGAAGAGCAATGTGTGTTACAAGAGAATGCTTACACTTCATGTCGAAGGAGGACTCTATCTATGCGCAATCCCAAGGACAAGCACCTGA
- the LOC104783086 gene encoding LOW QUALITY PROTEIN: probable tRNA N6-adenosine threonylcarbamoyltransferase, mitochondrial (The sequence of the model RefSeq protein was modified relative to this genomic sequence to represent the inferred CDS: deleted 2 bases in 1 codon) codes for MVRLFFTLSPTISRFSIYPGISSVLAATNTSLRLRRQHHQFKTKTPTLPLASPSSSSSPNFKRTRFYSTGARIFSNSNYFDDNLVVLGIETSCDDTAAAIVRGNGEVLSQVISSQAELLAQYGGVAPKQAEEAHSRVIDKVVQDALDRANLTEKDLSAVAVTIGPGLSLCLRVGVRKARRVAGEFSLPMVGVHHMEAHALVARLVEQELSFPFMALLVSGGHNLLVLAHKLGQYTQLGTTVDDALGEAFDKTAKWLGLDMRRSGGPAVEELALEGDAKSVKFNVPMKNHKDCNFSYAGLKTQVRLAIEAKEIDCKCPLSSTTNGDRRNRADIAASFQRVAVLHLEEKCERAIDWALELEPSIKHMVVSGGVASNKYVRLRLNNIVENKNLKLVCPPPSLCTDNGVMVAWTGLEHFRVGRYDPPPPAIEPDDYVYDLRPRWPLGEEYARGRSEARSMRSARIHPSLTSIIRADDSLQQQTQT; via the exons ATGGTTCGCCTTTTTTTTACACTTTCTCCGACGATTTCTCGATTCAGTATATATCCTGGAATCTCCTCCGTATTAGCGGCGACTAATACATCTCTCAGATTACGAAGACAACACCatcaattcaaaaccaaaaccccgACTTTACCGTtagcttctccatcatcatcatcttcacccaATTTTAAAAGGACGCGTTTTTATTCTACCGGAGCAAGAATTTTCTCGAATTCGaattattttgatgataatttGGTTGTTCTGGGCATTGAAACAAGCTGCGACGACACTGCTGCTGCTATC GTGAGAGGTAATGGTGAAGTTCTTAGTCAAGTCATTTCTTCTCAG GCAGAACTGCTTGCCCAATATGGAGGCGTCGCTCCTAAACAGGCTGAAGAAGCACACTCCCGG GTTATCGATAAG GTTGTGCAAGACGCGCTTGATAGAGCCAATTTGACCGAGAAGGATCTCTCTGCTGTTGCTGTTACCATTGGACCTGGTTTGAGCCTCTGTCTACGTG TTGGTGTACGGAAGGCTCGAAGAGTTGCTGGTGAATTCAGTCTCCCAATGGTTGGGGTGCATCACATGGAGGCTCATGCTCTTGTAGCTAG ATTAGTGGAACAGGAACTAAGCTTTCCTTTCATGGCATTGCTTGTATCAG GAGGGCACAATCTTCTTGTTCTCGCTCATAAGCTGGGTCAGTACACACAACTTGGGACTACGGTAGATGATGCTCTAGGCGAAGCATTTGACAAGACAGCAAAATGGCTCGGCCTTGATATGCGTAGAAGTGGCGGACCAGCTGTTGAAGAACTTGCTCTGGAAGGTGATGCCAAATCTGTTAAGTTTAAT GTTCCAATGAAAAATCATAAAGATTGCAACTTTTCTTATGCTGGTTTGAAGACACAAGTGAGGCTAGCCATTGAAGCCAAAGAAAT CGATTGTAAATGTCCCCTCTCTTCTACAACAAACGGAGACAGAAGAAACCGTGCTGACATTGCCGCTTCTTTCCAG CGAGTAGCAGTCTTGCATCTTGAGGAAAAGTGTGAGCGAGCAATAGACTGGGCATTAGAACTAGAGCCTTCTATAAAACATATG GTAGTCTCTGGTGGTGTTGCTTCAAACAAGTATGTACGACTTCGACTCAATAACattgttgaaaacaaaaacctgaaaCTTGTTTGCCCTCCTCCTAGCCTTTGCACAGACAATG GAGTAATGGTGGCTTGGACTGGTCTTGAGCATTTTCGTGTAGGAAGATACGATCCACCTCCACCTGCAATTGAACCTGATGATTACGTG TATGATCTTCGACCGAGGTGGCCTCTTGGAGAGGAGTACGCGAGAGGAAGAAGTGAAGCTCGTTCTATGAGAAGTGCGCGGATTCACCCGTCACTTACTTCAATCATCCGAGCAGATGATTCTcttcaacaacaaacacaaacgtAG